A stretch of the Panicum virgatum strain AP13 chromosome 9N, P.virgatum_v5, whole genome shotgun sequence genome encodes the following:
- the LOC120692362 gene encoding uncharacterized protein LOC120692362, which produces MDVCLLKNEFNRDFRPLLAANYLLLPRGIKDVTTAFAHGQIHGVNKKEPLYLTALDVVIRVKGLLDEEKLHLREHLIACRVHISDDWVDTYGTVEILKYNFGPRGTVRGETDASFKEVVKADGSRIGQADISMIIWSGNQLVWAEAFKGIHCSNNSCAECLATLALLLKCLDLKLFEVQLWSNDHKVIHLITGEEPVDPADVNSLLYLLLKTIRIRFIRLDAVWKWQELMFLADQVVKGGFTIEKALEKLSPHLMGLPLFRVCHM; this is translated from the coding sequence ATGGATGTTTGTCTTCTAAAGAATGAATTCAATAGAGATTTCAGGCCTCTTCTTGCTGCAAATTATCTCCTGTTACCTCGTGGTATCAAAGATGTGACCACTGCATTTGCTCATGGTCAGATTCATGGGGTGAACAAGAAAGAACCTCTGTACCTTACAGCTCTTGATGTGGTGATAAGAGTGAAAGGTTTGCTGGATGAGGAAAAATTACACCTGAGGGAACATCTTATTGCATGTCGAGTGCACATCTCTGATGATTGGGTTGATACATATGGTACAGTTGAGATACTGAAGTACAACTTTGGGCCCAGAGGTACTGTCAGAGGTGAAACTGATGCGAGCTTTAAGGAGGTTGTCAAGGCCGATGGCAGCAGAATTGGACAGGCAGATATATCAATGATCATCTGGAGTGGCAACCAGTTAGTCTGGGCAGAGGCGTTCAAGGGAATACATTGCAGCAACAACAGCTGTGCAGAATGTTTAGCAACCCTAGCACTATTGCTAAAATGTTTAGACTTAAAGCTATTCGAGGTGCAACTATGGTCAAATGACCATAAAGTAATTCATCTCATCACAGGTGAAGAGCCAGTTGATCCAGCTGATGTCAACAGCCTATTATATCTGCTTCTCAAGACAATACGCATAAGGTTTATACGTCTTGATGCGGTTTGGAAATGGCAGGAACTAATGTTCCTAGCAGATCAAGTTGTCAAGGGTGGTTTCACCATTGAGAAAGCTCTGGAGAAATTGTCTCCTCATCTGATGGGCCTCCCACTTTTTAGAGTTTGCCatatgtaa
- the LOC120693175 gene encoding uncharacterized protein LOC120693175, whose product MDSSNVQSEGSAPSVPKNPAMASCRKKKTDDATFLEDLKDHIDEFVHASMDEHKTCFKKTIQKMFGMSKAVAERSAAGAKEAEVESALPLQTSVSQ is encoded by the exons ATGGATTCAAGCAATGTTCAATCCGAAGGTTCAGCCCCATCTGTTCCAAAAAACCCGGCCATGGCTTCATGCAGGAAGAAGAAAACCGATGATGCTACGTTCCTTGAAGATCTGAAAGACCACATCGATGAGTTTGTTCATGCCTCCATGGATGAGCACAAGACCTGCTTTAAGAAGACAATTCAGAAG ATGTTTGGGATGTCAAAGGCTGTTGCAGAGCGATCAGCAGCGGGGGCAAAGGAAGCTGAAGTTGAAAGTGCTCTGCCTCTTCAGACCAGTGTCTCGCAGTAG
- the LOC120693174 gene encoding 7-methyl-GTP pyrophosphatase-like isoform X1 has protein sequence MASISSTTSFPFMIILGSSSPARREILADMGYEFTVMSADIDEKAIRKDKPEELVKALAEAKAEAIKLKVHDDCGSDQTTLLITSDQVMVSKGVIRERPQSVEEAREFIKGYSDDRAFAVNFVLVTNLSTGATKGGWDIPEIKFQNIPDEFIDRVVNQGEMTCVAGGLKLTHPSVLPFIKELVGTADSVRGLPRELTEKLIRESLEAKAE, from the exons ATGGCTTCCatctcctccaccacctccttccCTTTCATG ATCATACTGGGATCATCGTCGCCGGCGCGACGGGAGATCTTGGCCGACATGGGATACGAGTTCACCGTCATG AGCGCTGACATCGACGAGAAGGCCATCAGGAAGGACAAGCCGGAGGAGCTGGTCAAGGCATTGGCTGAAGCCAAG GCTGAGGCCATCAAGCTGAAGGTCCATGACGACTGTGGTTCAGACCAGACTACCCTTCTGATCACCTCGGACCAG GTCATGGTGAGCAAAGGTGTGATACGGGAAAGGCCACAGAGTGTAGAAGAAGCCAGGGAATTTATCAAGG GGTATTCGGATGATCGAGCATTTGCGGTGAACTTTGTTCTTGTAACCAACCTGAGCACTGGGGCTACAAAAGGAGGATGGGACATACCAGAG ATCAAATTTCAGAACATACCGGACGAGTTCATCGACAGAGTG GTTAATCAAGGCGAGATGACATGCGTGGCTGGCGGGCTTAAGCTGACACATCCGTCAGTACTGCCATTCATCAAAGAACTG GTCGGTACGGCGGATAGCGTTCGAGGTCTTCCAAGGGAGCTCACAGAGAAGCTTATTCGAGAATCACTGGAAGCAAAAGCGGAGTGA
- the LOC120693174 gene encoding 7-methyl-GTP pyrophosphatase-like isoform X2, which yields MASISSTTSFPFMSADIDEKAIRKDKPEELVKALAEAKAEAIKLKVHDDCGSDQTTLLITSDQVMVSKGVIRERPQSVEEAREFIKGYSDDRAFAVNFVLVTNLSTGATKGGWDIPEIKFQNIPDEFIDRVVNQGEMTCVAGGLKLTHPSVLPFIKELVGTADSVRGLPRELTEKLIRESLEAKAE from the exons ATGGCTTCCatctcctccaccacctccttccCTTTCATG AGCGCTGACATCGACGAGAAGGCCATCAGGAAGGACAAGCCGGAGGAGCTGGTCAAGGCATTGGCTGAAGCCAAG GCTGAGGCCATCAAGCTGAAGGTCCATGACGACTGTGGTTCAGACCAGACTACCCTTCTGATCACCTCGGACCAG GTCATGGTGAGCAAAGGTGTGATACGGGAAAGGCCACAGAGTGTAGAAGAAGCCAGGGAATTTATCAAGG GGTATTCGGATGATCGAGCATTTGCGGTGAACTTTGTTCTTGTAACCAACCTGAGCACTGGGGCTACAAAAGGAGGATGGGACATACCAGAG ATCAAATTTCAGAACATACCGGACGAGTTCATCGACAGAGTG GTTAATCAAGGCGAGATGACATGCGTGGCTGGCGGGCTTAAGCTGACACATCCGTCAGTACTGCCATTCATCAAAGAACTG GTCGGTACGGCGGATAGCGTTCGAGGTCTTCCAAGGGAGCTCACAGAGAAGCTTATTCGAGAATCACTGGAAGCAAAAGCGGAGTGA